In Bordetella genomosp. 11, the sequence GCCAGGTCGATACGGTGGAGGGTCTGGCCGATGCCGACGGCATGCTCAACGACCTGCAGCAGGCCTTTCGCCGCCATCACGCCCTGCAATGCGGCTTCTGCACGGCGGGCATCCTGATGTCCTGCCAGGACTATCTGCGCCGCCAGCCCGACCCGACCGAGCAGGATGTGCGCGACATGCTGTCCGGTCATCTCTGCCGCTGCACCGGCTACACCAATATCGTCAACGCGGTCATGGAAACCGCCGCCGTGCGGCGCGCGGCGGGCGCACCCGAATCGCCCCAGGGGGAGTAAGGCATGCTGGATCTCGGTAGAACT encodes:
- a CDS encoding (2Fe-2S)-binding protein, with translation MKRLEHDREHVLNVVLNGTPRRGACPPRMLLSDFLRHELGATGTHVGCEHGVCGACTVLIDGVASRACLTLAVQIEGRQVDTVEGLADADGMLNDLQQAFRRHHALQCGFCTAGILMSCQDYLRRQPDPTEQDVRDMLSGHLCRCTGYTNIVNAVMETAAVRRAAGAPESPQGE